The Streptococcus viridans genome contains the following window.
CGTAGCTACTTGGAAAATCTGACCCAGGTTCGAAAGAAACTAGTTGAGGTGGCGACCTATCCCGTGCTCTTGTTGGGATTTTTGATCTTGATTATGCTGGGGCTGAAAAATTATCTCTTGCCTCAGTTGGAGAATCAAAATGGGGCGACACGACTGATTAGTATCTTTCCCCAGTATGTTTTGTTAGGGAGTGTGTTGCTGACGATTGGAGTTTTGATGCTCCTTTTCCTAGGCCGTCGTGCCAAACGGCTGGCCCTGATTTCATGTTTGGCTAGATTTCCTTTTCTTCGCCCCTTCTTACAGGATTATCTGACCGCTTTTTATGCTCGAGAATGGGGAAGTATGATTGCCCAAGGGTTGGAGCTGAATCAAATTTTTCCTGTGATGCAGGGGCAACGTTCCCGTCTCTTTCGAGAGATTGGACAGGATTTAGAACGGGCATTGGCTCGTGGCAAGTCTTTTTCTGACCATATTCAGACTTATCCTTTCTTTAAACGAGAGCTGGCCCTTATGATTGAATATGGGGAGGCCAAGTCCAAGCTCGGTAGTGAGCTGGAAATCTATGCAGACAAGACCTGGGCAGGCTTTTTCCATCGTTTGAACAAGGCCATGAATATCGTTCAACCACTGGTCTTTGTCTTTGTTGCTCTTATGATTGTTTTGCTCTATGCAGCCATGTTGCTGCCAATTTATGAAAATTTGGAGGTTCCTTTATGAAATCATTGCGCACACTCAAGGTAAAAGCTTTTACTCTGATTGAAATGTTAGTTGTTTTGCTCATTATCAGCGTTCTTCTCTTGCTCTTTGTTCCGAACTTGACCAAGCAGAAAGATTCGGTAACAGATACAGGAAATCGAGCAGTCGTCAAAGTCGTGGAGAGCCAGGCTGAGCTCTATGAACTCAATCATCAGAATGAAAAAGCTAGTCTTTCTAAGCTAGTCGCAGAAGGACAAATCACTCAAAAACAAGCAGAAGCCTACCGTGCTCACTATGTGAAGAATGCAGGTGATCACCGTGCGGTTGCAGATTAAAGCTTTCACCCTTCTAGAGAGCTTACTAACTCTAGGTATCGTCAGTCTTCTATGTTGGCTGCTAGCTGGGTCAGTCCATCAAGCCTTTGGGCAGGTGGAAGAAACATTGTTTTTCTCGGAATTTGAACGGGTCTATCAGGAGACACAAAAGATGAGTATTGCAAAAGAGGAGAGAGCTCTCCTTTCCATCGACCACGGTGGGGTTCATAGTCCCTATCAAGAATTACCGCTTCCAAAAGGGGTGGAAGTGGTCAGAGAGAAGCAACTGACCTTTGATCCAGCAGGAGGCAATTCAAGCCTGACCAAGATTCAATTTCAGACAGAGAAAGAGGTGGTGACTTATCAGTTGGCAATTGGGAATGGAAAAATTAAAAAATCGACGGCTCCCCGCTAGTCTCTTGTTAGAAGGACTGATTGCCTTAGCGATGTTTGGTGTCCTCACGACCCTTGTGCTGGGAGAGCTAGGGGACTCGCGACAGCAGCGCTTAGAAGAGTTGAGACAAGGAGAAGTCTTGCGAGTCGCAAAAATGGCGATCCAGACCAGGCAGGATCAATTGAGCATCAATCAGGTCAGTGTCCAGGTGGAGAGGTCTGCCAAGTCCTTAAAGGTCTATCATGAAGGAAAGGTTGTGATTGCTGTTGAAAAGAACTAAACTGCCAGCCTTTACTTTACTGGAGGCCTTGGTTGCCCTGCTCGTCATTAGCGGTGGTTTATTGGTGTTTCAAGGATTGACAAGCCTCTTGCGTCAAGAACTCCAGTACCAAAGTCACATCAAGCAAGAGGAATGGCTTCTCTTTCAGGACCAGCTGGACATTGAATTGTCTCGTAGCCAATTTGAAGAGGTCAGAGACAACAAACTCTATCTTGTTCAGGATCAAAAACCCATAGCCATTGGACTGGCTAAGGGAGGAGATATCCGAAAGACAGATGCGACTGGCCGTGGCTATCAACCGATGATAGATGGAGTTGAATCAGCCTGGATTGAAAAAAGAGGGGATCTGGTATCTATTCAACTGCGCTTTGAAGAAGGGTTAGAAAGGGAGGTGGTCTACCGTGTGGTGGAAAAGGATAAAAAAGAAGCAGATTGAGGCCGGGATCCTTCTTTATGCCCTTTTTATGTCGGCGGTTTTTAGTCTCTTGCTTCAGTTTTATCTGAATAGACAAGTGACAGAGAGACGGATCCTCCTTGCTAGTCAGCACCGGATCCAGGCTTATGCGCAAGCTCAATTGGCGATTGATACTTGGGATCGGGAAGAAAAAACCATAACCTTCTCAACTGGTCGAGTCGATTTGGAAGAAAAATCGGGCTTTGCCAACGTAACGAGTCACTTACAAGATGGGGAAAGCTACCATTTCACCTTTGCTCTACCTCCTCGGGAAAAGAAAAAAACCGACAAGAAGGAAAAGGAGAAGCAGGCTCCAGATTCAGCCACAGACCACCCGACCACGACTGAGGAAGAGAAGCCTCAGGCCTTCGAAAAGCATAGCGAAAACTCTTAAAATTTGATATGATTAAGAGATGGAGGAAAGCATGAATTTCGAAAAAATTGAGAAAGCCTACGGCTACCTATTAGAGAATACCCAAACTATCCAAAATGATTTACAGACCAACTTTTATGATGCTCTAGTGGAGCAGAATGCCATCTATCTGGATGGGCAAACAGAGTTGACTCTAGTGAAGGAAAACAACCAGCGCCTGAAGGACTTGAACTTAAACAAGGAAGAGTGGCGTCGTTCCTTCCAGTATCTTTTGATGAAGGCTGCCCAAACAGAGCCCCTACAGGCCAATCACCAATTTACGCCAGATGGGATTGGATTTCTTCTGGTCTTCCTAGTGGATCAGTTGGCTAGTTCCGATCAAGTGGATGTGCTAGAAATGGGGAGTGGAACAGGGAACTTGGCCCAAACCTTGATGAACAACTGTCAGCGTTCCTTAGATTATTTGGGCTTGGAAATTGATGATCTCTTGATTGACCTTGCGGCTAGTATGGCAGAAGTGATGAAGGCGGATGTGAATTTTGCCCAAGGTGATGCCATTCGTCCACAAGTTTTGAAAGAGAGCGATGTGATTATCAGCGATTTACCTGTCGGTTATTATCCAGATGATGCCATTGCGAGTCGTTACCAGGTCGCTTCCCCTCAGGGCCACACCTATGCCCATCATTTATTGATTGAACAATCGCTAAAATACTTAAAACCAGGTGGCGTCGCTATTTTTCTAGCTCCGAATGATCTCTTGACGAGTGAGCAGAGTCCTCTGCTGAAAAAATGGATGCAGGATCATGCTCAGGTCTTGGCCATGGTGACCTTGCCAGAGAACCTCTTTCGATCAGCCAATCTAGCAAAAACCATCTTTGTTTTCCGCAAGCAAGAAGAAGCGGTGGTCCAACCATTTGTCTATCCTTTGACTGATTTGCAAGACCAGGAAGACCTCATGAAATTCCGTGAAAGTTTTCAAAACTGGAATAAAGAAAGTGAAATTTAAACAAAATTTTGCTATAATAGGAGTGAAAACGCTTAAAGAGGTAAAAAAATGACGAAAACAATTGCAATTAATGCAGGTAGTTCAAGTTTGAAATGGCAATTATACCAAATGCCAGAAGAAACAGTTTTGGCAAAAGGGCTCATCGAGAGAATTGGACTTAAAGATTCCATTTCGACAGTAAAATTCGATGGTCGAGCAGAAAAACAGGTTTTAGATATTGAGAACCACACACAAGCGGTTAAAATCCTTCTCGATGATTTGATTCGTTTTAATATTATTGCTTCCTACGATGAAATCACTGGAGTAGGGCACCGTGTCGTTGCAGGTGGTGAGTACTTCAAAGAGTCTGCTCTTGTAGATGAAGAAGTCATTCAAAAGGTTGAGGAACTTTCTTTGTTGGCCCCATTGCACAACCCTGCCAACGCTGCTGGGATCCGTGCCTTTAAAGAATTGTTACCAGATATTACCAGCGTTGTTGTATTTGATACCTCTTTCCATACAACAATGCCTGAAAAAGCTTATCGTTATCCTCTTCCAACTAAGTACTATACAGAAAACAAGGTACGTAAATATGGAGC
Protein-coding sequences here:
- the comGC gene encoding competence type IV pilus major pilin ComGC, with protein sequence MKSLRTLKVKAFTLIEMLVVLLIISVLLLLFVPNLTKQKDSVTDTGNRAVVKVVESQAELYELNHQNEKASLSKLVAEGQITQKQAEAYRAHYVKNAGDHRAVAD
- a CDS encoding class I SAM-dependent methyltransferase, with translation MNFEKIEKAYGYLLENTQTIQNDLQTNFYDALVEQNAIYLDGQTELTLVKENNQRLKDLNLNKEEWRRSFQYLLMKAAQTEPLQANHQFTPDGIGFLLVFLVDQLASSDQVDVLEMGSGTGNLAQTLMNNCQRSLDYLGLEIDDLLIDLAASMAEVMKADVNFAQGDAIRPQVLKESDVIISDLPVGYYPDDAIASRYQVASPQGHTYAHHLLIEQSLKYLKPGGVAIFLAPNDLLTSEQSPLLKKWMQDHAQVLAMVTLPENLFRSANLAKTIFVFRKQEEAVVQPFVYPLTDLQDQEDLMKFRESFQNWNKESEI
- the comGF gene encoding competence type IV pilus minor pilin ComGF; translation: MLKRTKLPAFTLLEALVALLVISGGLLVFQGLTSLLRQELQYQSHIKQEEWLLFQDQLDIELSRSQFEEVRDNKLYLVQDQKPIAIGLAKGGDIRKTDATGRGYQPMIDGVESAWIEKRGDLVSIQLRFEEGLEREVVYRVVEKDKKEAD
- the comGD gene encoding competence type IV pilus minor pilin ComGD produces the protein MQVITVRLQIKAFTLLESLLTLGIVSLLCWLLAGSVHQAFGQVEETLFFSEFERVYQETQKMSIAKEERALLSIDHGGVHSPYQELPLPKGVEVVREKQLTFDPAGGNSSLTKIQFQTEKEVVTYQLAIGNGKIKKSTAPR
- the comGG gene encoding competence type IV pilus minor pilin ComGG is translated as MWWKRIKKKQIEAGILLYALFMSAVFSLLLQFYLNRQVTERRILLASQHRIQAYAQAQLAIDTWDREEKTITFSTGRVDLEEKSGFANVTSHLQDGESYHFTFALPPREKKKTDKKEKEKQAPDSATDHPTTTEEEKPQAFEKHSENS
- the comGE gene encoding competence type IV pilus minor pilin ComGE, whose translation is MEKLKNRRLPASLLLEGLIALAMFGVLTTLVLGELGDSRQQRLEELRQGEVLRVAKMAIQTRQDQLSINQVSVQVERSAKSLKVYHEGKVVIAVEKN
- the comGB gene encoding competence type IV pilus assembly protein ComGB, with protein sequence MKRDILSWIRRKPKKLSIAKQEHVIELFHNLYSSGFHLSEVIDFLRRSQLVEANFVERMQAGLANGKPLSAILSDLGFSDQVTTQLALAEQHGNVTLSLEKIRSYLENLTQVRKKLVEVATYPVLLLGFLILIMLGLKNYLLPQLENQNGATRLISIFPQYVLLGSVLLTIGVLMLLFLGRRAKRLALISCLARFPFLRPFLQDYLTAFYAREWGSMIAQGLELNQIFPVMQGQRSRLFREIGQDLERALARGKSFSDHIQTYPFFKRELALMIEYGEAKSKLGSELEIYADKTWAGFFHRLNKAMNIVQPLVFVFVALMIVLLYAAMLLPIYENLEVPL